The following are from one region of the Segatella oris genome:
- a CDS encoding toxin-antitoxin system YwqK family antitoxin, which produces MNKTLFIGLLFLTSIAATAQEKYMEHDADGRLRVLGYIDKKTEKKVGHWVEYGRNGRKISEVDYKNGEKDGRYYEYDDEGRVAVMQTYRDGLLDGPYLQYHDSPNKKGVLPLYVRAFYRDGQQEGMEYIYESNGKILHRRRYEAGTMLTDTAYEYNGIYITTMRRVTDPTDPEGFRYKEVTDFTPYKKAKVEFREERQSHRRKQVKSKHPQSQVAPKPKETPKTKLKVGKDGAIVLD; this is translated from the coding sequence ATGAATAAGACTCTATTTATAGGCCTGCTTTTTCTTACCTCTATTGCAGCAACTGCTCAAGAAAAATATATGGAACACGATGCTGATGGCAGATTACGTGTGTTGGGTTATATTGACAAAAAGACTGAAAAGAAAGTTGGTCATTGGGTAGAATACGGGAGAAATGGGCGGAAAATCAGTGAAGTAGACTACAAAAACGGAGAGAAAGACGGGCGTTATTATGAATATGATGACGAAGGTCGTGTAGCCGTTATGCAGACCTATCGTGATGGACTGCTTGATGGGCCTTACTTACAATATCATGATTCTCCCAACAAGAAAGGTGTATTACCGCTTTATGTTCGTGCTTTTTATCGCGATGGACAACAGGAAGGTATGGAATATATTTATGAATCCAATGGGAAAATCCTACATCGAAGACGGTATGAAGCAGGTACAATGTTGACCGATACGGCTTATGAGTATAACGGGATATATATAACAACGATGCGTCGTGTTACAGATCCAACAGATCCTGAAGGTTTCAGATATAAAGAGGTAACAGATTTTACTCCTTACAAGAAGGCAAAAGTAGAGTTCCGGGAGGAGAGACAGTCTCATAGAAGAAAGCAAGTGAAGTCTAAACATCCTCAATCACAGGTTGCTCCTAAACCTAAAGAAACCCCGAAAACAAAACTGAAAGTGGGGAAAGATGGTGCTATAGTGCTTGATTAA
- a CDS encoding SPFH domain-containing protein produces MKIKNLFKRQLRSVIEWKEQDVHILFHCMETTTDEIKNSSKLIVAPGQGCLLVYDGKVKATLTEPDTYELATDNHPFITTLLNLAQSMESEHKMRFYFFRTAEMVNVLWGTATPVKYMEPNYKIPVALGACGNFSVKIDNAATMFSTLLGSISDYTSREVRELVSSRIVAPLTSFLAEKAYPYTEVDKHLLELSADLQTCTAEELQRLGLVLTDFRVDSVTFDDDTLSRIGKIADMTAEKQAAAEVDLDYAGVQKLAALRDAVRTEGGLAGAGLQVGAGVQLAKEFFSTKENTATSTEAAPSDVSARLKQLKQLMDEQLITEEEYNKKKNEILEKL; encoded by the coding sequence ATGAAAATTAAAAATCTCTTCAAACGACAGTTGCGTTCCGTCATAGAATGGAAAGAACAAGATGTGCATATCCTGTTTCATTGTATGGAAACAACTACTGATGAAATTAAAAATTCGAGTAAACTCATCGTTGCTCCCGGCCAGGGTTGTCTCCTTGTTTATGATGGAAAAGTGAAGGCTACTCTGACAGAACCTGACACTTATGAACTTGCAACGGACAATCATCCGTTTATCACAACGTTGCTCAATCTGGCACAGAGTATGGAGAGTGAGCACAAGATGCGCTTCTATTTCTTTCGAACGGCAGAGATGGTGAATGTGCTTTGGGGCACAGCGACTCCTGTGAAATACATGGAACCGAACTATAAGATACCGGTAGCTTTGGGAGCTTGTGGTAACTTCTCGGTGAAGATTGATAATGCTGCAACCATGTTCAGCACGCTTTTAGGTTCAATAAGTGATTATACTTCCCGCGAAGTCCGTGAACTTGTGTCGTCACGTATCGTCGCTCCTTTGACCTCTTTTCTTGCAGAAAAAGCTTACCCTTACACGGAAGTGGATAAACATTTGTTGGAATTATCGGCAGATCTTCAGACTTGTACAGCTGAAGAATTGCAGCGATTAGGGCTGGTATTGACCGATTTTCGTGTTGATTCTGTCACTTTTGACGATGATACGCTGTCGCGCATCGGTAAGATTGCGGACATGACTGCAGAGAAACAGGCAGCAGCCGAAGTTGATCTTGATTATGCCGGAGTACAGAAACTGGCTGCTTTACGTGATGCTGTGCGCACGGAAGGAGGTCTTGCAGGTGCTGGATTGCAGGTAGGTGCAGGTGTTCAACTGGCTAAAGAATTCTTCAGTACAAAGGAAAACACTGCAACTTCAACTGAAGCTGCGCCATCAGATGTTAGTGCTCGGTTGAAACAATTGAAGCAACTTATGGATGAACAACTCATCACCGAAGAAGAATATAACAAGAAAAAGAACGAAATCCTTGAGAAGTTATGA
- the panD gene encoding aspartate 1-decarboxylase, translated as MMIEVLKSKLHCVTVTEANLKYMGSITIDEDLLDAAHLIAGEKVQIVNNNNGERFETYIIKGERGSGCICLNGAAARKVQVGDVVIIIAYALMDFEEAKNYTPIVVFPKEGNKL; from the coding sequence ATGATGATAGAAGTATTAAAAAGTAAGCTTCATTGTGTTACGGTTACGGAAGCCAATCTGAAGTATATGGGGAGTATTACGATAGATGAGGATTTATTGGATGCTGCCCATTTGATTGCAGGAGAGAAGGTTCAGATTGTCAACAACAATAATGGTGAACGGTTTGAAACCTACATCATCAAGGGAGAACGTGGCTCCGGCTGTATCTGTTTGAATGGTGCTGCTGCGCGTAAAGTCCAGGTCGGTGACGTCGTTATCATCATTGCCTATGCTCTTATGGATTTCGAAGAGGCCAAGAACTATACGCCTATAGTTGTTTTCCCAAAGGAGGGAAACAAACTTTAA
- the panC gene encoding pantoate--beta-alanine ligase: MKVFRKTVELQNELFCARKEGKKIGLVPTMGALHEGHASLIRRSVKDNEVTVVSVFLNPTQFNDKNDLERYPRTLEADCQLAEACGADYLFAPSVEEIYPTPDMRHFEFPPVSTVMEGARRPGHFNGVCQVVSRLFYIVKPDKAYFGEKDWQQIAVIKQLVKFINSNVQIVECPIVREADGLAMSSRNCLLTDEERAIAPAIYQALKDSVDFSQSHTVKETHDKVVEQINAVNGLEVEYFEIVDGDSLQTVDNWNACDGVVGCVTVYCGKTPIRLIDHIRYRENR; encoded by the coding sequence ATGAAAGTTTTCAGAAAGACAGTTGAACTTCAGAATGAGCTTTTCTGTGCTCGTAAAGAAGGGAAGAAGATTGGTTTAGTGCCTACAATGGGAGCATTGCATGAGGGACATGCTTCTTTGATCAGGCGCAGTGTGAAGGATAATGAAGTGACAGTGGTTTCTGTGTTCCTCAATCCTACCCAGTTTAATGATAAAAATGATCTTGAGCGTTATCCTCGTACATTGGAAGCCGATTGTCAGTTGGCAGAAGCTTGTGGTGCAGATTATCTGTTTGCCCCAAGCGTAGAGGAGATTTATCCGACTCCGGATATGCGTCATTTTGAGTTTCCTCCTGTCTCAACAGTCATGGAAGGCGCGCGTCGTCCGGGCCATTTCAATGGCGTGTGTCAGGTTGTCAGCCGTTTGTTTTATATTGTAAAGCCGGATAAAGCCTATTTCGGAGAGAAAGATTGGCAGCAGATTGCGGTCATCAAGCAACTTGTGAAGTTCATTAATAGTAATGTACAGATTGTAGAATGTCCGATTGTCCGTGAAGCAGATGGCTTGGCTATGAGTAGCCGCAACTGTTTGCTGACTGATGAGGAACGCGCAATCGCTCCGGCAATATATCAAGCATTGAAAGACAGTGTAGACTTCTCACAGTCGCATACTGTCAAGGAAACTCACGATAAAGTCGTTGAACAGATTAACGCAGTCAACGGACTTGAGGTCGAATATTTTGAGATAGTGGATGGCGATAGCCTTCAAACGGTTGATAATTGGAATGCGTGTGATGGTGTTGTTGGCTGTGTCACGGTCTATTGTGGCAAGACTCCAATCCGTCTCATTGATCATATCAGATATAGGGAGAACAGATAA